A region from the Deltaproteobacteria bacterium genome encodes:
- a CDS encoding 2-oxoacid:acceptor oxidoreductase subunit alpha, translated as MEPNSSPNKNKTIQELADVIIRFAGDSGDGMQLTGSQFTTTSAYIGNDVSTLPDFPAEIRAPAGSLAGVSSFQLNFSRRNIRTPGDQPHVLVAMNPAALLVHQKDVLKGGTIIVNKDAFNERNFQRAGITQDPLTQESIKDFKVIQIPISTLNMNGLKDIDLSSKDKDRCKNFFALGLLYWMYSRPLELTVDWIEKKFKKNPLIVESNIKALKAGFYYGETTEEIPTHFRVKKADLPPGIYRNITGNEALACGLTAAKELANDNLIYCSYPITPASDVLHELSKLKNFGVKTIQCEDEIAAMGAAIGVAFGGGIGVTGTSGPGLCLKSEAIGLAIMTELPVVILNVQRGGPSTGLPTKTEQADLLQAIYGRNGESPLVVLSCSGPADCFYMAIEAVRIAITHMTPVILLSDGYIANSSEPWLLPDIASLSKINISHPQGPLNGTFMPYERNAETLARPWALPGTAGYEHRIGGLEKAHRTGNVSYDSMNHEFMIKMRAEKVAKVADYIPDAKVFGEEKGDVLIVGWGGTHGAILTAVEKLQQEGHAVSSLHLNYLNPFPKNLGTILNNFNKVIVAELNLGQLALLLRAKYLIDAIGINKVQGQPFKVQDILDGVAQYLSKKKKVANV; from the coding sequence ATGGAACCTAACTCTTCGCCTAATAAAAACAAAACCATTCAAGAATTAGCCGATGTCATTATACGTTTTGCGGGCGACTCCGGTGATGGCATGCAACTCACAGGCAGCCAATTCACCACCACCTCGGCTTACATCGGAAACGATGTTAGCACCTTGCCTGACTTTCCTGCCGAAATACGCGCACCCGCTGGCTCGCTGGCTGGGGTTAGTTCCTTTCAACTCAATTTTTCAAGACGAAACATTCGCACCCCGGGCGATCAACCTCATGTGTTAGTGGCGATGAATCCAGCCGCTTTACTCGTTCACCAAAAAGATGTGCTTAAAGGTGGCACCATCATTGTTAACAAAGACGCTTTTAACGAGCGCAATTTTCAACGCGCCGGCATTACCCAAGACCCCTTGACCCAAGAAAGTATAAAAGATTTTAAAGTTATTCAAATTCCCATCAGCACGCTCAACATGAACGGCCTCAAAGATATTGATTTATCTAGCAAGGATAAGGACCGTTGTAAAAATTTCTTTGCATTGGGACTATTGTATTGGATGTATTCCCGACCGCTTGAGCTTACGGTCGATTGGATCGAGAAAAAATTTAAAAAAAATCCGCTTATTGTAGAATCGAACATCAAGGCCCTAAAAGCCGGCTTTTATTATGGAGAAACCACCGAAGAAATTCCTACCCACTTTAGGGTAAAAAAGGCTGATCTTCCGCCGGGGATTTATCGCAATATCACAGGGAATGAGGCTTTGGCTTGTGGGCTCACGGCGGCTAAAGAACTTGCTAACGACAATTTAATTTATTGTTCTTATCCCATCACACCCGCTTCTGATGTTTTGCACGAATTATCAAAACTGAAAAATTTTGGGGTTAAGACCATTCAATGTGAAGATGAAATTGCCGCCATGGGCGCTGCTATTGGGGTTGCCTTTGGAGGTGGAATCGGTGTCACCGGCACCAGTGGCCCTGGTTTATGTTTAAAATCGGAAGCCATTGGTTTGGCTATCATGACCGAATTACCCGTGGTTATTTTAAATGTGCAACGCGGCGGCCCCTCGACCGGCTTACCTACCAAGACCGAACAGGCCGATCTATTACAGGCTATTTATGGGCGAAATGGCGAAAGCCCACTCGTCGTACTTTCTTGCTCAGGGCCAGCCGATTGTTTTTACATGGCCATTGAAGCGGTTCGCATTGCTATTACCCACATGACCCCTGTGATTTTACTCTCGGATGGTTACATTGCCAATAGCTCAGAACCGTGGCTTTTGCCCGATATTGCATCCTTGTCCAAAATTAACATTAGTCATCCCCAAGGCCCGCTTAACGGAACTTTTATGCCTTATGAACGCAATGCTGAAACCTTGGCAAGGCCCTGGGCTCTGCCTGGAACCGCAGGTTATGAACATCGCATTGGTGGTTTAGAAAAGGCCCATCGCACCGGCAATGTAAGTTATGACTCCATGAATCACGAATTCATGATAAAAATGCGAGCTGAAAAGGTTGCCAAAGTTGCCGACTATATCCCCGATGCCAAAGTCTTTGGTGAAGAAAAAGGTGATGTGCTAATCGTAGGATGGGGTGGAACCCATGGCGCCATCCTCACCGCAGTGGAAAAATTGCAACAAGAAGGCCATGCGGTTTCAAGCCTGCATTTAAATTACCTCAACCCTTTTCCGAAAAATCTCGGTACTATTTTAAATAATTTTAACAAAGTCATCGTTGCTGAGCTTAACTTAGGCCAATTAGCTTTATTGCTTCGGGCAAAATATTTAATCGATGCCATCGGCATTAATAAAGTCCAAGGTCAACCTTTTAAGGTTCAAGATATCCTCGATGGAGTAGCCCAATATTTGTCAAAAAAAAAGAAGGTAGCCAATGTCTGA